One genomic region from Salvia hispanica cultivar TCC Black 2014 chromosome 2, UniMelb_Shisp_WGS_1.0, whole genome shotgun sequence encodes:
- the LOC125205012 gene encoding endoglucanase 5-like isoform X1, producing the protein MAATTHAILVLLLGLVATGATAVESIDYSAALDKTLLFLEAQRSGKLPPTQRVKWRGNSGLGDGYSQGVNLLGGYYDAGDHVKFGLPMAFSVTMLSWAAIDFKEDFIKLNQMGHVLEAIKWGTDYFIRCHPQQNVLWGQVGDGVSDHYCWQRAEDMTTSRTAYKLDAEHPGSDLAGETAAALAATSLAFKPYDSAYSNLLLVHAKQIFSFADKFRGLFSDSIGNSKQFYTSSGFYDELLWGATWLHRATNDEYYLKYVVDNCAAFGGTGWAVKEFSWDNKYAGVQILLTKMLLEGRAGSYASTLQKYQAKADYFTCACMQKNDGYNVKLTPGGLIYVREWNNLQYSSSASFLLTVYSDYLTKAKKSVQCPDGLIQPQQILNFAKSQADYILGKNPKSLSYLVGYGQSYPVHVHHRSASIAPVSLLHASVGCVEGFKTWYKRNETNPNVIHGALVGGPNANDEFTDDRSVYKQTEPTLSGTAPLVGVFTRLHTLSSSPYHKPQGPPSQHYAPVPQPKAAVPVEFLHSITNSWMVGTEPVKQ; encoded by the exons ATGGCAGCAACCACACACGCCATTTTAGTCCTCTTACTCGGCCTCGTTGCCACGGGCGCCACTGCAGTCGAGTCCATCGACTACAGCGCCGCCCTCGATAAAACCTTGCTCTTCTTGGAGGCGCAACGATCCGGTAAATTACCTCCAACCCAACGCGTAAAATGGCGCGGTAATTCCGGCCTTGGCGATGGTTATTCGCAAGGg gtgAATTTGCTGGGAGGATACTATGATGCAGGAGACCACGTAAAATTTGGTCTACCAATGGCGTTTAGTGTGACAATGTTGTCATGGGCAGCTATTGATTTTAAGGAagatttcattaaattaaatcaaatgggACATGTTTTGGAGGCTATCAAATGGGGAACTGATTATTTCATCAGATGCCACCCTCAACAAAATGTGCTATGGGGACAG GTTGGAGATGGAGTGTCGGATCACTATTGCTGGCAACGGGCGGAGGACATGACGACGTCCCGGACCGCATACAAGCTGGACGCTGAGCATCCTGGGTCCGACCTAGCAGGAGAAACTGCGGCCGCCTTGGCTGCCACCTCTCTGGCTTTCAAGCCTTATGATTCTGCATATTCTAATCTTCTTTTAGTACATGCAAAACAG aTTTTCTCATTTGCAGACAAATTCAGAGGCTTGTTTAGTGATTCAATTGGAAACTCCAAGCAATTCTATACATCATCTGGTTTCTAT GATGAACTGTTATGGGGTGCAACATGGCTACACAGAGCTACAAACGATGAATATTACTTGAAATATGTTGTTGACAACTGCGCCGCCTTTGGAGGAACCGGCTGGGCTGTCAAAGAATTCTCGTGGGACAACAAGTACGCTGGAGTTCAAATCCTTCTCACAAAG ATGCTTCTGGAAGGTCGTGCTGGAAGCTATGCCTCCACGCTGCAGAAGTATCAGGCGAAAGCCGACTACTTCACCTGTGCGTGCATGCAAAAGAACGATGGATACAACGTGAAGTTGACTCCTG GTGGCCTTATCTATGTACGTGAGTGGAACAACTTGCAGTACTCTTCCTCGGCTTCTTTCCTCCTCACCGTCTACTCTGACTACCTCACCAAAGCCAAGAAGTCCGTGCAATGCCCAGATGGCCTAATCCAGCCTCAACAAATCCTCAACTTCGCCAAATCACAA GCTGACTACATTCTTGGCAAGAACCCCAAGTCCTTGAGCTACTTGGTGGGCTATGGACAGAGCTATCCAGTCCATGTCCACCATAGGAGCGCCTCCATTGCTCCTGTCTCTCTCCTTCACGCATCTGTTGGATGTGTGGAGGGGTTCAAGACTTGGTACAAGCGCAACGAGACCAACCCTAATGTCATCCATGGAGCCCTTGTGGGAGGCCCTAATGCCAATGATGAGTTCACAGATGATAGATCTGTTTACAAACAGACTGAGCCTACATTGTCTGGAACTGCCCCTCTTGTTGGAGTTTTCACAAGACTGCACACTCTCTCTTCCAGTCCTTACCACAAACCACAAGGCCCTCCATCTCAACACTATGCACCAGTTCCCCAACCCAAAGCAG CTGTCCCAGTTGAGTTTCTCCACTCCATAACGAACTCATGGATGGTTGGGACGGAACCTGTCAAACAATGA
- the LOC125205012 gene encoding endoglucanase 5-like isoform X2, with translation MALLLNKTALSALRFNWKSNDSLALSRRGFHVEPGIREKAVNLLGGYYDAGDHVKFGLPMAFSVTMLSWAAIDFKEDFIKLNQMGHVLEAIKWGTDYFIRCHPQQNVLWGQVGDGVSDHYCWQRAEDMTTSRTAYKLDAEHPGSDLAGETAAALAATSLAFKPYDSAYSNLLLVHAKQIFSFADKFRGLFSDSIGNSKQFYTSSGFYDELLWGATWLHRATNDEYYLKYVVDNCAAFGGTGWAVKEFSWDNKYAGVQILLTKMLLEGRAGSYASTLQKYQAKADYFTCACMQKNDGYNVKLTPGGLIYVREWNNLQYSSSASFLLTVYSDYLTKAKKSVQCPDGLIQPQQILNFAKSQADYILGKNPKSLSYLVGYGQSYPVHVHHRSASIAPVSLLHASVGCVEGFKTWYKRNETNPNVIHGALVGGPNANDEFTDDRSVYKQTEPTLSGTAPLVGVFTRLHTLSSSPYHKPQGPPSQHYAPVPQPKAAVPVEFLHSITNSWMVGTEPVKQ, from the exons ATGGCGCTTTTGCTCAACAAAACCGCTCTCTCCGCACTCCGGTTCAATTGG AAATCAAATGATTCGCTGGCACTCTCAAGGCGTGGATTTCATGTGGAGCCAGGGATTCGCGAGAAGGCG gtgAATTTGCTGGGAGGATACTATGATGCAGGAGACCACGTAAAATTTGGTCTACCAATGGCGTTTAGTGTGACAATGTTGTCATGGGCAGCTATTGATTTTAAGGAagatttcattaaattaaatcaaatgggACATGTTTTGGAGGCTATCAAATGGGGAACTGATTATTTCATCAGATGCCACCCTCAACAAAATGTGCTATGGGGACAG GTTGGAGATGGAGTGTCGGATCACTATTGCTGGCAACGGGCGGAGGACATGACGACGTCCCGGACCGCATACAAGCTGGACGCTGAGCATCCTGGGTCCGACCTAGCAGGAGAAACTGCGGCCGCCTTGGCTGCCACCTCTCTGGCTTTCAAGCCTTATGATTCTGCATATTCTAATCTTCTTTTAGTACATGCAAAACAG aTTTTCTCATTTGCAGACAAATTCAGAGGCTTGTTTAGTGATTCAATTGGAAACTCCAAGCAATTCTATACATCATCTGGTTTCTAT GATGAACTGTTATGGGGTGCAACATGGCTACACAGAGCTACAAACGATGAATATTACTTGAAATATGTTGTTGACAACTGCGCCGCCTTTGGAGGAACCGGCTGGGCTGTCAAAGAATTCTCGTGGGACAACAAGTACGCTGGAGTTCAAATCCTTCTCACAAAG ATGCTTCTGGAAGGTCGTGCTGGAAGCTATGCCTCCACGCTGCAGAAGTATCAGGCGAAAGCCGACTACTTCACCTGTGCGTGCATGCAAAAGAACGATGGATACAACGTGAAGTTGACTCCTG GTGGCCTTATCTATGTACGTGAGTGGAACAACTTGCAGTACTCTTCCTCGGCTTCTTTCCTCCTCACCGTCTACTCTGACTACCTCACCAAAGCCAAGAAGTCCGTGCAATGCCCAGATGGCCTAATCCAGCCTCAACAAATCCTCAACTTCGCCAAATCACAA GCTGACTACATTCTTGGCAAGAACCCCAAGTCCTTGAGCTACTTGGTGGGCTATGGACAGAGCTATCCAGTCCATGTCCACCATAGGAGCGCCTCCATTGCTCCTGTCTCTCTCCTTCACGCATCTGTTGGATGTGTGGAGGGGTTCAAGACTTGGTACAAGCGCAACGAGACCAACCCTAATGTCATCCATGGAGCCCTTGTGGGAGGCCCTAATGCCAATGATGAGTTCACAGATGATAGATCTGTTTACAAACAGACTGAGCCTACATTGTCTGGAACTGCCCCTCTTGTTGGAGTTTTCACAAGACTGCACACTCTCTCTTCCAGTCCTTACCACAAACCACAAGGCCCTCCATCTCAACACTATGCACCAGTTCCCCAACCCAAAGCAG CTGTCCCAGTTGAGTTTCTCCACTCCATAACGAACTCATGGATGGTTGGGACGGAACCTGTCAAACAATGA
- the LOC125205013 gene encoding uncharacterized protein At5g50100, chloroplastic-like isoform X1, translating into MALRGAISVGRRSNTRLFSVPRYFPTSHHVSASIPLLKPSPIPRYKLGVKLSIRAVNGSAMDSKPLGSSENWKVKMLYDGECPLCMREVNMLRERNEGYRTIKFVDISSDEYSPEDNQGLDYETVMGRIHAIQSDGAVVKDVEAFRKLYEAVGLGWVYAITKYEPIASIADAVYGVWAKYRLQVTGRPPLEEVLEARRKKKEMCEDSKVCKI; encoded by the exons ATGGCGTTACGAGGAGCAATCTCTGTTGGAAGACGTTCAAACACCCGCCTCTTCTCCGTCCCTCGTTATTTCCCAACATCACACCATGTCTCTGCTTCAATCCCTTTGCTCAAGCCATCCCCAATTCCCCGCTATAAATTGG GAGTGAAATTGTCAATTCGAGCAGTAAATGGATCAGCTATGGATAGTAAGCCTCTGGGATCATCTGAGAATTGGAAGGTTAAGATGCTTTATGATGGGGAGTGTCCTTTATGCATGAGGGAG GTTAATATGCTGAGAGAGAGGAATGAAGGATACAGAACTATTAAATTCGTGGACATAAGCTCGGATGAGTACAGTCCAGAGGATAATCAAGGCCTTGATTACGAAACT GTAATGGGACGAATCCACGCAATTCAGTCAGATGGAGCCGTTGTGAAAGATGTTGAG GCATTCAGAAAACTTTATGAAGCAGTTGGTTTGGGATGGGTTTATGCCATTACAAAATATGAACCT ATTGCAAGCATTGCAGATGCTGTTTATGGAGTTTGGGCTAAATATCGTCTTCAAGTCACAG GCCGACCACCACTAGAAGAAGTTTTGGAGGCAAGGAGGAAAAAG AAAGAAATGTGTGAAGACAGCAAGGTTTGTAAAATATAG
- the LOC125205013 gene encoding uncharacterized protein At5g50100, chloroplastic-like isoform X2: protein MALRGAISVGRRSNTRLFSVPRYFPTSHHVSASIPLLKPSPIPRYKLGVKLSIRAVNGSAMDSKPLGSSENWKVKMLYDGECPLCMREVNMLRERNEGYRTIKFVDISSDEYSPEDNQGLDYETVMGRIHAIQSDGAVVKDVEAFRKLYEAVGLGWVYAITKYEPIASIADAVYGVWAKYRLQVTGRPPLEEVLEARRKKRVGQAYEN from the exons ATGGCGTTACGAGGAGCAATCTCTGTTGGAAGACGTTCAAACACCCGCCTCTTCTCCGTCCCTCGTTATTTCCCAACATCACACCATGTCTCTGCTTCAATCCCTTTGCTCAAGCCATCCCCAATTCCCCGCTATAAATTGG GAGTGAAATTGTCAATTCGAGCAGTAAATGGATCAGCTATGGATAGTAAGCCTCTGGGATCATCTGAGAATTGGAAGGTTAAGATGCTTTATGATGGGGAGTGTCCTTTATGCATGAGGGAG GTTAATATGCTGAGAGAGAGGAATGAAGGATACAGAACTATTAAATTCGTGGACATAAGCTCGGATGAGTACAGTCCAGAGGATAATCAAGGCCTTGATTACGAAACT GTAATGGGACGAATCCACGCAATTCAGTCAGATGGAGCCGTTGTGAAAGATGTTGAG GCATTCAGAAAACTTTATGAAGCAGTTGGTTTGGGATGGGTTTATGCCATTACAAAATATGAACCT ATTGCAAGCATTGCAGATGCTGTTTATGGAGTTTGGGCTAAATATCGTCTTCAAGTCACAG GCCGACCACCACTAGAAGAAGTTTTGGAGGCAAGGAGGAAAAAG CGTGTAGGTCAGGCATACGAGAATTGA
- the LOC125203374 gene encoding LOW QUALITY PROTEIN: calmodulin-binding protein 60 A-like (The sequence of the model RefSeq protein was modified relative to this genomic sequence to represent the inferred CDS: inserted 2 bases in 1 codon): MSHKRHGREEGGSIDEKRLRKSHSFRSVVLEVINLIRMQNLMNPILEPLIRRVVKEEVDSALRKYIVSAKRNSGKEPCFSDPKSIQLQLQLKFLNAISLPVFTGTRIEGDSGTSVEVALVDAHTGEVVSNGAWSSAKVEMVVLEGDFDGDEGDNWTLDEFANNIVREREGKKPLLIGDVILTLNNGMGSVGDISFTDNSSWTRSRKFRLGARLLDDAGGLRIREARTDPFVVRDHRGELYKKHHPPSLTDEVWRLEKIGKDGAFHKRLSKEGIRTVHDFLLLLSLDPTRLRNILGNGMSTKKWEVTMEHAQTCVLDKKLYMYTPAPPGQNGVVFNVVGQVVGIFSDGQYVASDKLSDDEKADAHQLVTSAFRFHEKIVVIDESALNMPTSSLCVSNAEPSPNLLSEGSYQQDSTTSQNITRSTYSQLVDSSPDFMQSFYPFGASNSFDXIPGIDPMEIRYDQPLGFPNQVMDTSICDTDTMAGAFSQSEHLKYFEPDCSLRSPNDRSPKGWYFLACVLRWRFFVKRIVSRKSRC, translated from the exons ATGTCTCATAAGCGCCACGGAAGGGAAGAAGGTGGTTCCATCGATGAGAAGCGTTTGAGGAAATCTCATTCCTTTAGAAG TGTAGTGCTGGAAGTGATCAACTTGATAAGAATGCAAAATCTCATGAACCCAATTCTGGAGCCTCTGATTCGTCGAGTT GTCAAGGAGGAGGTGGACTCAGCATTAAGGAAGTATATAGTTTCCGCCAAACG GAATTCTGGGAAAGAGCCATGCTTTTCTGATCCAAAGAGTATACAGTTGCAATTAcagttaaaatttttgaatgcTATATCTCTTCCCGTTTTCACTGGGACTCGTATCGAGGGAGACTCTGGCACAAGTGTGGAAGTTGCTTTAGTTGACGCTCATACAGGAGAAGTTGTTTCTAATGGTGCTTGGTCATCTGCAAAGGTGGAAATGGTAGTACTTGAAGGAGATTTTGATGGTGACGAGGGAGATAATTGGACCCTCGATGAGTTCGCAAATAATATAGTGAGAGAGCGGGAAGGCAAAAAGCCTCTTTTAATCGGAGATGTGATCTTGACCCTTAACAATGGTATGGGATCTGTTGGTGATATTTCATTTACGGATAATTCAAGCTGGACAAGAAGTCGTAAGTTCAGATTGGGGGCTAGATTGCTAGATGATGCTGGTGGTCTCAGAATAAGAGAGGCCAGAACAGATCCCTTTGTTGTCAGGGATCATCGTGGAGAAT TGTACAAAAAGCACCATCCTCCATCCCTGACTGATGAAGTTTGGCGGCTGGAGAAAATTGGAAAAGACGGAGCATTTCACAAACGCCTGAGCAAGGAAGGAATTAGGACCGTGCATGATTTCCTGCTCTTGCTCTCCTTAGACCCCACAAGGCTTCGAAAC ATCCTCGGGAATGGCATGTCCACTAAGAAGTGGGAAGTGACTATGGAGCATGCTCAGACATGTGTACTGGACAAAAAGTTGTACATGTACACCCCCGCACCTCCAGGACAGAATGGTGTTGTTTTTAATGTAGTTGGACAAGTGGTCGGGATATTCTCCGATGGCCAGTATGTGGCTTCTGATAAGTTGTCCGATGATGAAAAG GCAGATGCTCATCA ATTGGTCACCTCCGCATTTAGATTTCATGAGAAAATTGTGGTCATAGACGAATCGGCCCTTAATATGCCTACCTCCTCGCTATGCGTATCCAATGCTGAACCTTCCCCGAACTTGCTCTCTGAGGGTAGTTACCAGCAAGATTCAACAACTTCTCAGAACATAACCAGATCCACCTACTCTCAACTAGTAGATTCTTCCCCGGATTTTATGCAGTCATTCTATCCCTTTGGAGCTTCCAATAGCTTCGA TATTCCTGGTATCGACCCAATGGAAATCAGGTATGACCAGCCTCTAGGTTTCCCTAATCAGGTCATGGACACCTCAATCTGTGACACTGATACCATGGCCGGGGCATTCTCCCAAAGCGAGCATTTAAAGTATTTTGAGCCAGATTGTTCTCTACGGAGTCCCAATGATAGAAGTCCTAAAGGGTGGTACTTTTTGGCGTGCGTATTGAGATGGCGGTTCTTTGTGAAAAGAATCGTGTCTAGGAAGAGCCGGTGCTAG